The following are encoded in a window of Phaseolus vulgaris cultivar G19833 chromosome 3, P. vulgaris v2.0, whole genome shotgun sequence genomic DNA:
- the LOC137807415 gene encoding large ribosomal subunit protein bL35c encodes MATVSLGLLSCSSSFTRLSYTSVRFPALNNTNLLNLSSSASISAPLLRQKLCTAPSPLSPTLRPLTIVSAKGYKMKTHKASAKRFRVTGRGKIVRRRAGKQHLLVKKNTKRKLRLSKMHPVSRSDYDNVIGALPYLKVNRNAK; translated from the exons ATGGCTACTGTGTCCTTGGGACTTTTATCTTGCTCTTCTTCTTTCACTCGTCTCTCTTACACTTCAGTTCGATTCCCTGCATTGAACAACACCAACTTACTCAACCTTAGTTCTTCAGCTTCCATCTCCGCTCCACTTCTTCGCCAAAAGCTATGCACAGCTCCTTCCCCTCTCTCTCCAACACTTCGCCCTCTCACCATTGTATCCGCTAAGGGCTACAAAATGAAAACCCACAAg GCATCGGCAAAGCGGTTTCGGGTGACGGGGCGTGGCAAAATTGTCCGTAGAAGAGCTGGCAAGCAGCATTTGCTTGTCAAGAAGAACACCAAGCGCAAATTACGACTCTCCAAAATG CACCCGGTCAGCAGGAGCGACTATGACAACGTAATCGGAGCCTTGCCATATCTGAAAGTAAACAGAAATGCTAAATAG
- the LOC137807417 gene encoding autophagy-related protein 11, whose amino-acid sequence MSGSVSGSVVHQSQLLVHIAENGHSFELDCNENTLVEAVMRSIESVTGINFSDQLVLCLDMKLESHRPLSLYKLPSEEKEVFIFNKARLQNNSSAPPPEQVDIPSHLEPPSPASSHDPHPLDDASDPALKALPSYERQFRYHYHRGNAIYSSTLMKYEHCNRLWREQMVQERAVEVARGNLDQYYRMINQSYADFMKRYMQQYRLHSDLLVNFGKNVEKLRSIKLHPALQTANRKCLLDLVKEENLRKSLENCASSHKQFENKVSQFKQTFGEVKRRAEELLSSRAFLPIKNVEQTIKEHQRYINEQKSIMQSLSKDVNTVKKLVDDCLSSQLSSSLRPHDAVSALGPMYDVHDKNHLPKMQACDRAISKLLDFCKENKNEMNTYVHNYTRNITYVSYLIKDQKLQFPVFKEAMARQDGLFGDLKLFHGIGAAYRACLAEIVRRKASMKLYMGMAGQMAERLAIKREAELRRREEFLRVHSSCMPKEVLTSMGLFDSPNQCDVNIAPFDGSLLNIDISDVDRYAPEYLTGVTSKLEKLGSFKGSTALSSDSSHLTEDVDIAADSIERYDSEGLPDGSELIEIAGTCKMEVENAKLKAELAGRIALICSLCPEVEYESLDDERVNNIVKNAREKTEEALHLKDEYIKHIQSMLKMKQMQCMSYEKRIQELEQKLSDQYMLGQKNSNVNDVTDFPLVAGKEIKSESISGEAHMPSISTSEPMDEVSCISSSLDAKLGLFTEHTGKVLDGVDENMLDSSGVQNPQLDSSMMEHHREETQSADKDKKDKIIGQLGMSLTHSSTGENMPVSHDLVPCDSTVCQDSESNVNDDNVLLELRSALADKSNQLNETETKLKNVMEDVVVLKRELEASKKLLDESQMNCAHLENCLHEAREEAQTQKSSADRRASEYSSLRASVIKMRSFFERLKTCVYSPGGVAGFADSLRNLAQSLANSANDRDDDDIAEFRKCIRVLADKVSFLSRHREELHEKYSRTEAANEQLRKELEEKIDQVKTYYNKHQLEKQANKEKICFGCLEVHEIAAFVLTSAGYYEAITRNCSNYYLSDESVALFAEHLPTRPNYIVGQIVHIERQIVKAAPPRPEHDRADKFTPEKGTDWLTLNSGSTPNPYGLPVGCEYFLVTVAMLPDTTIHSSSPS is encoded by the exons ATGAGTGGCAGCGTGTCTGGAAGTGTAGTCCATCAGAGCCAGTTGCTTGTTCATATTGCTGAGAATGGACACTCTTTTGAGTTGGATTGCAATGAAAACACACTTGTTGAGGCAGTTATGAGGTCTATTGAGTCTGTTACTGGGATAAATTTCAGTGATCAGCTTGTTCTTTGTTTGGATATGAAGCTGGAATCACATCGGCCGCTATCTTTGTACAAGCTTCCATCTGAGGAGAAGGAGGTGTTCATATTCAATAAAGCAAGGCTTCAAAACAATTCGTCGGCTCCACCGCCGGAGCAAGTTGATATTCCCAGTCATTTGGAGCCTCCATCGCCGGCATCCTCCCATGATCCACACCCTCTCGATGATGCTTCAGATCCTGCTCTGAAGGCTTTACCTTCTTATGAGCGGCAATTCAGGTACCATTATCATCGGGGGAATGCTATTTATAGTAGTACTTTGATGAAATATGAGCATTgtaatagactttggagagaaCAGATGGTCCAAGAAAGAGCAGTGGAGGTTGCAAGGGGTAACCTGGATCAGTATTATCGAATGATTAACCAAAGCTATGCGGATTTTATGAAACGTTATATGCAACAATACAGGTTGCATTCTGATCTTTTGGTGAATTTTGGGAAGAATGTCGAGAAACTAAGATCCATAAAACTCCACCCTGCTTTGCAAACTGCTAATCGCAAATGCTTACTGGATTTGGTCAAGGAGGAAAACTTGAGGAAGTCACTGGAGAATTGCGCCAGCTCCCACAAGCAGTTTGAGAATAAAGTGTCACAATTTAAGCAGACTTTTGGGGAAGTGAAGCGTCGGGCGGAGGAATTATTGTCCTCCAGGGCTTTCTTGCCCATCAAGAACGTagagcaaacaattaaagaacaCCAGAGATATATAAATGAACAAAAGAGTATCATGCAATCTCTGAG CAAAGATGTTAACACTGTAAAGAAACTGGTAGATGATTGTCTATCCTCTCAATTGTCTTCCTCACTTCGTCCTCATGATGCAGTTTCAGCCTTGGGTCCTATGTACGATGTTCATGATAAAAATCACCTGCCCAAAATGCAGGCTTGTGATCGTGCAATTTCAAAGCTACTAGATTTTTGCAaggaaaacaagaatgaaatgaATACCTATGTGCACAATTACACACGAAACATAACTTACGTTTCTTATCTCATCAAAGATCAGAAGCTACAGTTCCCTGTTTTTAAAGAGGCAATGGCTCGTCAGGATGGTTTGTTTGGGGATTTAAAGTTGTTCCATGGTATTGGTGCAGCATACAGAGCTTGCCTTGCAGAAATAGTGAGACGAAAAGCTTCAATGAAGCTGTACATGGGCATGGCTGGGCAAATGGCTGAAAGACTAGCTATAAAACGTGAGGCCGAGCTTAGAAGACGAGAGGAGTTTTTGAGAGTTCATAGTTCATGCATGCCTAAAGAAGTATTAACATCTATGGGATTGTTCGACAGTCCGAACCAGTGTGATGTCAATATAGCTCCGTTTGATGGTAGTCTGCTTAATATTGACATATCAGACGTGGATCGTTATGCTCCTGAATATCTAACAGGAGTAACTTCCAAGCTGGAGAAGCTAGGAAGCTTTAAAGGTTCAACTGCTTTAAGTAGTGATAGCTCTCATTTGACTGAGGATGTAGATATTGCTGCTGACTCAATTGAGAGATATGATTCTGAAGGCTTGCCAGATGGCAGTGAATTGATTGAAATTGCTGGAACCTGCAAGATGGAAGTTGAGAATGCAAAACTGAAAGCTGAGCTTGCTGGTAGAATAGCTTTAATATGCTCACTCTGTCCCGAGGTAGAGTATGAGTCATTGGATGATGAAAGGGTGAATAATATAGTAAAAAATGCTAGAGAAAAGACAGAAGAAGCTTTGCATTTGAAAGatgaatatattaaacatattcaGTCCATGCTTAAGATGAAGCAGATGCAATGTATGTCATATGAGAAACGAATTCAAGAATTGGAGCAGAAATTGTCTGATCAGTATATGCTGGGGCAGAAAAATTCCAATGTAAATGATGTGACTGACTTTCCCCTTGTGGCTGGGAAGGAAATAAAGTCAGAATCTATCAGCGGGGAAGCTCACATGCCTTCTATATCTACTTCTGAGCCCATGGATGAGGTTTCATGCATCTCAAGTTCCTTGGATGCAAAGCTTGGTTTGTTTACAGAACATACTGGTAAAGTGTTAGATGGGGTGGATGAAAACATGTTGGATTCCTCTGGAGTTCAGAACCCACAGTTGGACTCATCTATGATGGAGCATCATAGGGAAGAAACACAAAGTGCTGATAAAGATAAGAAAGACAAGATAATTGGACAATTAGGCATGTCATTAACACACAGTTCTACTGGTGAGAACATGCCCGTGTCACATGACCTTGTACCTTGTGACTCCACAGTTTGTCAAGATTCGGAATCCAATGTAAATGATGATAATGTTTTGTTGGAACTACGAAGTGCACTTGCAGATAAGTCAAATCAATTGAATGAAACTGAAACCAAGCTTAAAAATGTTATGGAGgatgttgttgtgctcaaaAGGGAGCTGGAAGCAAGTAAAAAACTACTTGATGAATCTCAG ATGAATTGTGCTCACTTGGAAAATTGTTTGCATGAAGCAAGAGAGGAAGCTCAGACACAAAAAAGTTCTGCTGACAGGAGGGCCTCAGAGTATAGTTCACTACGTGCATCTGTTATTAAAATGCGCAGCTTTTTTGAAAGACTCAAGACCTGTGTTTATTCTCCCGGTGGTGTGGCTGGTTTTGCAGATTCCCTACGTAATTTGGCGCAGTCTTTGGCCAA TTCTGCTAATGACAGAGATGATGATGATATTGCTGAGTTCCGAAAATGTATTCGTGTCTTGGCCGATAAAGTCAGTTTCTTATCTAGGCACCGGGAAGAGCTGCATGAGAAGTACTCAAGAACGGAAGCTGCTAATGAACAGCTTCGGAAAGAATTGGAGGAGAAAATAGACCAGGTCAAAACTTATTACAATAAGCATCAACTTGAGAAACAG GCAAATAAAGAGAAGATTTGTTTTGGTTGCCTGGAAGTTCATGAGATAGCTGCCTTTGTGCTCACTTCAGCTGGCTACTATGAGGCAATTACCAGGAACTGCTCTAATTATTACTTATCTGATGAATCTGTAGCCCTGTTTGCAGAACATCTTCCAACCAGACCTAACTACATTGTTGGACAAATTGTGCATATCGAACGCCAGATTGTGAAGGCGGCACCGCCTCGGCCTGAGCATGATAGGGCTGATAAATTTACCCCTGAAAAAGGGACTGACTGGTTGACCTTGAATTCAGGATCAACTCCAAACCCATACGGTCTCCCTGTTGGCTGTGAATATTTCCTAGTGACAGTAGCCATGTTACCTGATACCACCATTCATTCATCCTCTCCTTCCTGA